The Nostoc cf. commune SO-36 genomic sequence AATCAGTGCCTCTACCCGTGCCAAAAACTCTTGCATTCCAAAGGGTTTGCTCAGATAATCATCTGCGCCCGCCTTTAACCTGCAACAATATCAGCTTCACTATTACGAGCAGATAGCATTAAGATTAGAGGCTGCTGCTGACGATGCAACCAACGACAAAACTCAATGCCATCACCATCAGGCAGGTCTGCATCTAAAATAACCAGTGTTGGTTGATGACTTAAAAATACTTCCCTTGCTTGATAAATACTGGCAGCTTGATGCACACGGTATTCCAGTTGTTGCAAGTGCCAACCCAACAACGACCTCAGATGGGGATTCCCCTCAATGATTTCTATACAAACCGAACCCACGGTGGCAAGACCCCTTAGCGTCGATGACTTTCAAAGTAACAAGCCTATCTCTAAGGTTTTGTAGCCTTTGTTACTTCAACTCCAATCAACTTTACATTTCCTAATAAAAAGAGTCGCAGTATCTTTAATTTATGCCTTGCCAATAAGCGATTAGAAATATTATTAAATTTTTATTAAATTTCTCGTAAGAGTTGTTAGACTTATCAAAAGTTCTTTTAGCTTAACATTTTGCTTTAGATGGGTGTAATGTGGCAAATATCTGTAACCCAACCAGCTAACCACGACTACAGCAGCTTTTCAACCTGATGGTGAAAGGGAATTTTTTCCACCAAAATTAGTGCCCCATCCAGATACATAACATCAATACAATTGGGCTGTTGAGCGTGAAAATTAGAAAAATAACCCAGCAGCTAACTAGAATCGATGTTTTCTGGAATAGGATTAAACTATCATGTAGTTGCTATGAGGGTACTACCCAAAGTAGATGTGTTGACTTTGAGTTAATGTGAAAGTGAAATTACAGTTCACTTTTGAGCGTGAATCATTTACAATTCTCATTCCAAAGAGATTAATACAGCAGTTATGCTCCAAGACACACAAACCATCCGCTATTACCAAAGACTCACCGACGCCTTCGTCGAGTTATGGAATCGCGGTTATCGCACGGATGATATGCGGATGTATTTGGATGGATATCTAGCCGCACTAAGACATGGCAACATTCTTGAACCTATTTTGATTCATCGCTTAGAAGAGGAAGCCAGCCGCTACTTGTACGATGGATCAAATTTTGCAGTGCCGCAACCACAGCCGCAACCCGATTACTACTAACTAGCATTTACCTGGTCATTGATAGTAACCGTGAATTACCGCAGATGATTATAGCATATTATCTGTATTGGTCAACGGGTTTCCGTGGTGTGAAATTTTGGAGATGGAGATATTGTATTGATTAAACGCATCCCCTCAGCCCCATATTGGTCTTGCCAATCCGACTGAGGGATTGTTGGCTAGGTAGAAAATCAAGCCTAACATAGAGTATTTTTGTTAGAAATTTATTAAAAAACCCTTGAAAGGATAGAGAAATAGTGTCTCTCCTTTCAAGGATATTAAAAACGGCATATTGCCTTGATTACGAAGCGCAAATTCAGCAGTATACCCTTAGTTAGGGTAAACAGAGATTAAGAAGCTAATGCTACTTCTACCTTTTCCTGCAATTCACCTTTTTGGTACAGTTCAATTAAAATGTCAGAACCGCCAAGGAATTCACCATTGATATACACTTGGGGAATTGTCGGCCAGCTAGAGTATTCTTTAATACCTTGACGGATTTCCGGGTCTGAGAGAACGTCAACCGTCTCAAAAGGAACTCCCAAGGTATTGAGAATCTGCACAACGTTGTTGGAGAAACCGCATTGGGGCATTAACTTGTTTCCCTTCATGAAAACTAAAATCTTGTTCTCTTGTAGCAAGCTATCAATTTTGTCTTTGAGTTCTGGTGTCATGGTATTTGTGTTTCCTATGTTGGATTCAACAGTGAGGAGTGAGGAGTCAAAATTCATAACTCCTAACTCTTATTTACGAAGCTGCTGTTCCTTGCCAAGCTTCGGGAGTGTATGTTTTCACCGCCAAGGCATGAATCGCTTCAGTTGACATAGCTTGACCCAACGCACCATAAACTAACTGGTGCTGTTGCACTAGTCCTTTACCTGCAAAGTGCGATGAAACTACTGTCACCTGATAGTGATCGCCGCCACCAGTCAAGTCTTGCACCTGAATCTGTGCGTCTGGCAGTTCCGCCTTGATCATTTCCTCAACTTGCTGCGGACTAATCATCGCAATTCCTGAAAAACTTACTTTTCTATTATTAACAGATATAGAGCAAATGCCTGTGCCAACTTCAGGTTTTGGCAAGGCTGTAGATAAACGTGCCTCTGAGGTGTCTTTTTGAGAACGCTCAGGTTTTGGCTACAGGGGATAACTCTATCCTAGCACTGGGGAGTTTCCAGGCGACTGGTTAGGGAGATGGGGGAGATAGGGAAAAAAAGCAACAAAAATTTAATTTATTTTTTTGGGGATGAGGAAGATGAACTACCACCTTCTCTAGATAGGGAGAATCTACAAAACCCAACTCAAATAACTGTTTATAGGCTTTCTTGCCTAAATCTCGCGTCGGGTTTTGACTCTTAATTATTTGAATTAACAATGGTACAGCTAATTCTGGCTGATTTTGTGCCCGATGTACCAATGCTAGCTGAAAGGTCGCTTCATCTCGCTTTTGGGCTGTTAATAGAGCTTTTTGACGCTGAGAATCAGAAACTCTATTGTCAATTCCCGAAAAGCTAGAATTTAACTCTTGATAAAAATTAGATAGCTGATTATAAACCTGACGTGCTTCTTGCAGTTTCTTGGCAGCTAAGGGGTAGTTTTGAGCAGAAACGGCTTGTTCTGCATCTTTCACGAGGCGATCGCCACCATCAATGCTCAGAAGGCTGTTACTTTGGGTTATGGGGCGCAGGTTATTGGGATCATTGGGGTCAATGGGTTGTGGGCTAGTAGTGCCTGGTAACTGTGATACCTGAGCATTCACAGTGATAGCAGCTGAGGACTGCTATAACTGATAAAACGGTACGGTGCATCAAGGTTAACAGCGGCAGCAGTGTTCATGGGATCAATTAGTGCGACAACTATATAAGAGAGTTATGGAAACTTCGGGTATCTTAACTCTGTTTTGGTCTTGGACAAAGTAAAGTTACATCCTAAGTATCTCTGATTTTAGACTAAAAATCGGTTTAATAGAGTTCCCCTTACCCCTGTATACCAACTAACTTATATCGCCGCGATCATTGATACCTACGGTTGAGTGCGTCATCATCTATCTGACTGCCAATCTTTTCTCCTCAATAATTATCTTCAGGTTAACTAGGATATTTAGCAGGAGAATTTTGCCAAAGCACTGCTTGAAGTATTTGCGTAGGCGTAGCCCAACCTAGGCATCGCACCAAACTACTTTTAAATAGGACTTACGCACGAGTTACGGAGAGTTACGGAATAACGAACCACAGAGGCGCAGAGGACACGGAGAAATCAGAGTTTGAAAGATATTTTGCGTAAGTCCTATTAAATATCGCCATGTCCCCAGTCCACGCCCAAAATTTTGTTTTTACCACTCATGTTTACAGAGTATCTAAAGACTTTTACTTAACCATCTGATCAAATAGTAAAAATATTTATCATCAACCAATAGCTTGGGTTCAAGATAATAGTAGCGACGGCCAGATCAAGAATTAGTCATTTCTGCAAATGCGTGATTAGTAACTTTTGTTTCTTGATGGCTTAATTGTTGCAGTGCCTTTGCTAAATCAGTTGTTGATGCTTTTGGCATCTTGTTTTATACAGCTATT encodes the following:
- a CDS encoding DUF6761 family protein codes for the protein MLQDTQTIRYYQRLTDAFVELWNRGYRTDDMRMYLDGYLAALRHGNILEPILIHRLEEEASRYLYDGSNFAVPQPQPQPDYY
- the grxD gene encoding Grx4 family monothiol glutaredoxin, which encodes MTPELKDKIDSLLQENKILVFMKGNKLMPQCGFSNNVVQILNTLGVPFETVDVLSDPEIRQGIKEYSSWPTIPQVYINGEFLGGSDILIELYQKGELQEKVEVALAS
- a CDS encoding BolA family protein produces the protein MISPQQVEEMIKAELPDAQIQVQDLTGGGDHYQVTVVSSHFAGKGLVQQHQLVYGALGQAMSTEAIHALAVKTYTPEAWQGTAAS